TTATTTGGATAATAACAATATAGGAGCGGTGGCGGGAAGGGTTTTAGACCGCATGAAGCAGTTTTCGGCTCAAACAGGAGAAAAAGGTTATTCAACGGCATTTAAGGAGCATTTAGACCCAAAAGCTAGTGATCCGGGATTGGCATGGTATCATTTGGATTTTGTTTATTTAATCAAACCCCAAAAAATTATTACGGCAAGGGGTTGTAATATGTCTTTTCGGCGAGATATTTTTACTAAATATCATATTTGGTTTGATGAAAGGTTTAGGGGCAGTGCGGTAAGGGAGGAGTCGGATTTTTGTTTGCGCTTAAGGAGTACGGGATATGATATTTGGTATGATCCACAGGCGCGGTTAGTTCATCTGGGGGAGGAGATTGGGGGATGTCATGATATTGCTACTAAGTCTTTGAGTTATCAGTTTGCTTTTTATCACAATCATTTTCTCATGGGCCTAAAAAATTTGACTCTAGCTCAACAGTTACGTTTTTATGGTAAGCTATTCGACTGTCATGTTTTGGGAAATCCTCCTTGTAATAAGAGTGGTTCTTTGGATAAAATTGTCACTCGAGGGGTGTTTTATTTTTTAGGTTTTATAGATGCTTTAAAAACTCAATTTTTAGGTTTATTTAAAAGTTATTATTCAGATTTTACTGTAAAATAAGTTATTTTTTGTGTGATGAAATTAGTTTTATATAGTAAAAAGGGTTGTCACCTTTGTGAAGGTTTAGAAGAAAAATTAAGAGAAATTGATGATTTAGATTTAGAAATTGAAATAAGAGACATTACTACTAATGAGCAATGGTTCGAGTTATATAAATATGAAATACCTGTTTTATTTATGAATACATCTAAGGGCGATCGCCCCATACCCCGTATGTCTCCTCGAATTTCTGTGGCACAATTAAGTAAAACTTTAAAGAAGTTTAATGAACAATAAAAAACCCTCTCCCAAGGGAGAAGGTTTAAAAAATTGTAGAGTTAATCTTAACGCTCAATTTGAGGTATGGCAGATAAATCAGCTTCAGCTACTCGAAGGGCAGTGACATGATTTTCCACAATCACAGGTAAAGAAGCCCTTACCCTTGATGCTACCTCAACAGTATCTACATCATAAGTAGTGGTAATTAACTTGGGATATAAACCAATACCAATAATAGGAAGGATTAAACATACAGTAATAAATACCTCACGGGGTTTGGCATCTACCCCAAAACTAGGTAACTGTAAGGCATTTTCTTTTTTGCCATAAAATACCACCCTTAACATGGATAGTAGATAGATGGGGGTCAAAATTAAACCAACTCCAGCCAAGAAAACAATCACTACCTTAAAAGTAGAACTATAAGCATCACTCTGGGCGATACCAAGGAAGATAGATAATTCACTGACAAAACCACTCATACCAGGTAGGGCAAGGGATGCCATGGAAGCAGCGGTAAAAAGGGCGAAGGTTTTGGGCATTAATTTTGCCATACCACCCATTTCGTCCATCATTAGGGTGTGGGTGCGCTCATAAGCAACCCCAGAAAGGTAAAATAAAGCGGCGGCAATCAAACCATGGGAGAGCATTTGTAACATTGCTCCATTCATACCCAAATCTGTAAAGGAGGCAATACCCACCAACACAAAACCCATGTGAGAGATGGAAGAAGAAGCCAGACGACGCTTGAGGTTGGTTTGTCCAAAGGCACTAAAAGCACCATAAACGATATTTACTACCCCAAGGGTAATTAGAATGGGGGCAAATTTAATATGGGCATCGGGTAAAATTTCCATATTGAAGCGAATCAAACCATAACCACCCATTTTTAACAAAACCCCTGCTAAAACCATGGATACGGGGGCAGAAGCCTCACTATGGGCATCGGGCAACCATGTATGGAAGGGGAAAATAGGTAATTTTACACCAAAGGCGATGAGGAAACCTGCATAAGCTAATACTTCGAGGGCGAGGGGATAATCTTTTAGTCCTAATTCGGTAATATTGAGGGTGAAGGTGTCGCCATAAAATGCTAAAGCTAATCCTGAAACGAGAATGAAAATAGAGGCTAAAGCGGTATATAAGATAAATTTAGTGGCGGCATAAAGACGTTTTTTGCCTCCCCAGATAGAAATTAATATATAGACGGGAACTAATTCTAGTTCCCACATGATGAAGAATAATAATAAGTCTTGGGCGGCGAATACGCCAATTTGGGCACTGTAGAGAACTAATAATAAGAAGTAATATAGTCTTGGTTTGTTATCAACTTTCCAAGATGCGAGAATAGACAATGTAGAGATTAAACCTGATAAGACAATCAGGGGCATGGAAATACCATCTACGGCTAATGACCAACTTAAGCCGATTTGGGGTAGCCAGTCGTAGCTTTCTACCATTTGATATTCGCCGATTCCCATGGTGTAGGTTTGGGAAATACCGTAAACTATGAGGGCAAAATTTAGTAGGGCGATGATTAGGGCATAGTTTCTGGTGTTTTTGCCGTATTTGTCGGGAATGAGGGGAATGGCTAAAGCACCGATTAAGGGTAAAGCTATAATTGCTGTAAGGTACGGAAAATCATAAGTAAACATGATAAATAGTAATTTATACTTATTACATTTCCCATTATATGAACTTTTGTAAAGATTGACAACTAATTATTTAACCCAATACCCGACACCTAAAACCTATTTTTTAATGCCTAATCGTTTGAGGATGGCTTTTCTGCCTTGGTGGGCGAGGGTATCATCAATGGGAGTTAGGGTGATGGTTTCTTGATATTTATGCTCGATCGCCTTTACAATTAACCAATCTGCTAAAAAGGGATTTTTGGGTAATAGAGGACCATGGGCATAAGTTGCGATCGCACTTTGATAAAAAGCCCCTTCAAAACCATCCTCCCCATTATTACCATAACCACTTAACACCTTGCCCAGGGGTGATACATCTCCCAAATAAGTCCTACCGCCGTGATTTTCAAAACCCACCACCACAGGAGACTCACCCCCCATCATTTTTTTGATGTCATCAGCAAGAGGATTCCCCACCAACTCAAACGCCACATTACCTATGCAACGAGGTACATTTTGCCCTGGGTGTTTAGTTACCAAATCCAAAATACCCAAACCCTCAATCCTTTCCCCCAAGGCAGGTTCATAATATTTGCCCAAGAGTTGAGGTGAGCCAC
The sequence above is a segment of the Cyanobacterium stanieri PCC 7202 genome. Coding sequences within it:
- a CDS encoding glycosyl transferase family 2 (PFAM: Glycosyl transferase family 2~COGs: COG1216 glycosyltransferase~InterPro IPR001173~KEGG: mar:MAE_49200 glycosyl transferase family protein~PFAM: glycosyl transferase family 2~SPTR: Glycosyl transferase family 2), giving the protein MSKPLVSVIIPTYKREQALVDSIKDVLKQNYPHFETLVVDQTENHDQDVESFLRLHHEKGQIKWYRVDWASLPKARNYGVSKAEGEIVIFIDDDVQLSEDYISCHVQNYLDNNNIGAVAGRVLDRMKQFSAQTGEKGYSTAFKEHLDPKASDPGLAWYHLDFVYLIKPQKIITARGCNMSFRRDIFTKYHIWFDERFRGSAVREESDFCLRLRSTGYDIWYDPQARLVHLGEEIGGCHDIATKSLSYQFAFYHNHFLMGLKNLTLAQQLRFYGKLFDCHVLGNPPCNKSGSLDKIVTRGVFYFLGFIDALKTQFLGLFKSYYSDFTVK
- a CDS encoding glutaredoxin 2 (PFAM: Glutaredoxin-like domain (DUF836)~InterPro IPR008554~KEGG: cyt:cce_2401 hypothetical protein~PFAM: glutaredoxin 2~SPTR: Glutaredoxin 2) is translated as MKLVLYSKKGCHLCEGLEEKLREIDDLDLEIEIRDITTNEQWFELYKYEIPVLFMNTSKGDRPIPRMSPRISVAQLSKTLKKFNEQ
- a CDS encoding NADH dehydrogenase subunit M (PFAM: NADH-Ubiquinone/plastoquinone (complex I), various chains; NADH-ubiquinone oxidoreductase chain 4, amino terminus~TIGRFAM: proton-translocating NADH-quinone oxidoreductase, chain M~COGs: COG1008 NADH:ubiquinone oxidoreductase subunit 4 (chain M)~InterPro IPR003918:IPR010227:IPR001750~KEGG: cyt:cce_3522 NAD(P)H-quinone oxidoreductase subunit 4~PFAM: NADH/Ubiquinone/plastoquinone (complex I)~SPTR: Proton-translocating NADH-quinone oxidoreductase, chain M;~TIGRFAM: proton-translocating NADH-quinone oxidoreductase, chain M), with the protein product MFTYDFPYLTAIIALPLIGALAIPLIPDKYGKNTRNYALIIALLNFALIVYGISQTYTMGIGEYQMVESYDWLPQIGLSWSLAVDGISMPLIVLSGLISTLSILASWKVDNKPRLYYFLLLVLYSAQIGVFAAQDLLLFFIMWELELVPVYILISIWGGKKRLYAATKFILYTALASIFILVSGLALAFYGDTFTLNITELGLKDYPLALEVLAYAGFLIAFGVKLPIFPFHTWLPDAHSEASAPVSMVLAGVLLKMGGYGLIRFNMEILPDAHIKFAPILITLGVVNIVYGAFSAFGQTNLKRRLASSSISHMGFVLVGIASFTDLGMNGAMLQMLSHGLIAAALFYLSGVAYERTHTLMMDEMGGMAKLMPKTFALFTAASMASLALPGMSGFVSELSIFLGIAQSDAYSSTFKVVIVFLAGVGLILTPIYLLSMLRVVFYGKKENALQLPSFGVDAKPREVFITVCLILPIIGIGLYPKLITTTYDVDTVEVASRVRASLPVIVENHVTALRVAEADLSAIPQIER
- a CDS encoding CobB/CobQ domain protein glutamine amidotransferase (PFAM: CobB/CobQ-like glutamine amidotransferase domain~COGs: COG3442 glutamine amidotransferase~InterPro IPR011698~KEGG: cyt:cce_2026 CobB/CobQ-like glutamine amidotransferase~PFAM: CobB/CobQ domain protein glutamine amidotransferase~SPTR: Similar to glutamine amidotransferase); the protein is MELNIGWLYPNLMSTYGDRGNVICIQRRCQWRHLNVNILPLDQEADISNFEKFDLVVGGGAQDRQQEIVMRDLQGKKAEIIKEKLHSGTPGVFTCGSPQLLGKYYEPALGERIEGLGILDLVTKHPGQNVPRCIGNVAFELVGNPLADDIKKMMGGESPVVVGFENHGGRTYLGDVSPLGKVLSGYGNNGEDGFEGAFYQSAIATYAHGPLLPKNPFLADWLIVKAIEHKYQETITLTPIDDTLAHQGRKAILKRLGIKK